CCTCGCGGAGCGAGACGCCGCCCGGGCCGGGGAGGTCGACGTCGACCTCGTCCCATGTGGCGCCCTCCTCGGCGCACACGCGGCGCACAAGATCGCGCGCGTCGTCGCACAAGTGGCACCCCGAGCGGGTGAAGAGCTGGACGCGGGCCGCGGGCTGATCCGTGGGAGGCACCACACC
The sequence above is a segment of the Cellulomonas chengniuliangii genome. Coding sequences within it:
- a CDS encoding glutaredoxin family protein — encoded protein: MPPTDQPAARVQLFTRSGCHLCDDARDLVRRVCAEEGATWDEVDVDLPGPGGVSLREEYGELVPVVEVDGVRRGYWRIDEHRVRAALADGARRS